One window of the Colletotrichum destructivum chromosome 6, complete sequence genome contains the following:
- a CDS encoding Putative glyoxalase/Bleomycin resistance protein/Dihydroxybiphenyl dioxygenase produces MVPYIDVSHLPSSASFYSAILQPLCIHYISADAQTASPDVNTKAVDTESGTTVTLSDPSRPLTNVTYGTSSPHTPVLQIREARNSSEPLKLSHVVFSAPSPTAVTDFHSCAVRANPKLLSVVPFGQLSRSRPATITQSGDIHRATVTDLDGNTMEVVYQPPPNYPPFYAGSTVRKTQSTTEEVGRILNWNYDVVASVPSPSMSGSAAAAAGPSTSILAMTARSGQFPGDEPYTLLRRSVTTSVIESPVRREDHAPAHASAPASNGVPTSTVVGSLLGAAVGAAAGAAITYGMMRKERARAPLQEFDGSTPPFQRRATFPDQYAEPQAGPGRYVEVERTVEKIRYPEAYPTLPDDRAPPQYMAKYSQVGARSRAVDDMYEDTRSHHSSRYQLERGSSVRSSSQAAVPRTAPLMLTDYEHRSSTGSRHSVASRSVAHRSTVDDARTYVSSRSGTSQSTVRPPPPTVETILGGGSRAPSRAPTQAPSMAPSRTPTKAPSRPPTVVRSKAPTIVAPSQAPSRAPTQGPTVVPSEAPSKAPARAPSRAPTAVRPSQPVFAYPPATRAPTYVSARNLPPPRSGSGNSHATWEDDAVSVAPSDSISCIGSKTSRRQYH; encoded by the coding sequence ATGGTTCCCTATATCGACGTCTCTCACCTgccctcgtcagcctccTTTTACTCGGCCATCCTCCAACCCCTCTGCATCCACTATATATCCGCGGACGCGCAGACCGCTTCCCCCGACGTCAacaccaaggccgtcgacaccGAGTCCGGAACCACCGTCACCCTTTCTGACCCTAGCAGACCCCTTACTAACGTCACCTACGGTACCTCGTCCCCGCATACCCCCGTCCTTCAGATCCGGGAGGCCCGCAATTCCAGCGAGCCCCTGAAGCTTTCTCACGTTGTCTTCTCTGCTCCGTCCCCCACCGCGGTCACCGACTTCCACTCCTGTGCTGTACGGGCCAATCCGAAGCTACTGTCCGTCGTGCCCTTCGGCCAGCTTTCGCGTTCTCGACCCGCCACAATCACACAGAGTGGCGATATCCACCGGGCTACTGTGACAGACCTGGACGGTAACACGATGGAGGTTGTATATCAACCCCCTCCCAACTACCCTCCCTTTTACGCTGGGTCGACCGTTCGAAAGACACAGTCAACCACTGAGGAGGTCGGTCGCATTCTCAACTGGAACTACGACGTTGTTGCCTCTGTACCTTCGCCCTCCATGTCAggttccgccgccgccgccgccggacccTCGACTTCTATCCTCGCCATGACTGCCCGTTCTGGTCAGTTTCCCGGTGACGAGCCGTACACACTTCTCCGTCGCAGCGTCACCACATCGGTCATCGAGTCGCCAGTCAGAAGAGAGGATCACGCCCCAGCCCATgcctcggcaccggcctcgAACGGTGTTCCGACAAGCACTGTCGTTGGAAGTCTTCTGGGTGCAGCTGTcggtgctgccgccggcgccgccatcacgTACGGGATGATGCGAAAGGAACGTGCACGAGCCCCGCTCCAGGAGTTTGACGGCTCCACTCCGCCGTTCCAGCGCCGGGCCACCTTCCCCGATCAGTATGCGGAACCGCAGGCCGGGCCAGGACGCtatgtcgaggtcgagaggACCGTCGAGAAGATCCGGTACCCAGAAGCCTACCCGACGCTCCCTGACGATCGTGCACCACCTCAATACATGGCCAAATACAGCCAAGTCGGCGCACGCAGCCGTGCGGTCGACGATATGTACGAAGACACCCGCAGCCATCATTCTTCACGCTACCAGCTCGAAAGGGGTAGCAGCGTTCGTTCCAGTAGCCAAGCCGCCGTCCCAAGGACCGCTCCTCTCATGCTCACTGACTATGAGCACCGGAGCAGTACAGGCTCAAGACATAGTGTGGCCAGTAGATCTGTTGCCCATCGCTCCACTGTCGACGATGCTAGGACTTACGTCTCATCCAGGAGCGGGACGTCGCAATCGACCGTtcgcccgcctcctcccactGTCGAGACGATACTTGGCGGTGGGAGCAGAGCACCAAGCCGTGCGCCAACCCAAGCACCGAGCATGGCTCCGAGCCGTACGCCAACGAAGGCGCCCAGCCGACCTCCGACTGTTGTCCGGAGCAAGGCTCCCACAATAGTGGCTCCCAGTCAAGCCCCAAGCAGAGCTCCCACGCAAGGACCTACCGTCGTCCCCAGTGAAGCGCCCAGCAAGGCTCCCGCCAGGGCTCCGAGCAGAGCCCCGACGGCAGTTCGACCCTCGCAACCTGTGTTCGCATACCCGCCTGCCACGCGAGCCCCGACATATGTGTCCGCGCGTAATCTCCCTCCGCCGAGAAGTGGATCTGGCAACAGCCACGCTACTTGggaagacgacgccgtgAGCGTGGCACCGAGCGACAGCATAAGCTGCATCGGCAGCAAGACCAGCAGACGTCAGTATCATTGA
- a CDS encoding Putative ribosomal biogenesis, methyltransferase, EMG1/NEP1, tRNA (guanine-N1-)-methyltransferase, which yields MSSPEARAGVKRPRTQSLPPPALPQLVAEQHTPIPPTDKDSQRLIVVLSNASLETYKASHGGTGRNGVQREEKYSLLNSDEHIGVMRKMNRDISDARPDITHQCLLTLLDSPINKAGKLQIYIHTAKGVLIEVSPSVRIPRTFKRFAGLMVQLLHRLSIRSTNSQEKLLRVIQNPITDHLPPNCRKVTLSFEAPLVHVRDYIDTLGPKESVCVFVGAMAKGADTFADGLVDEKISISNYSLSASVACSKFCHAAEDSWDIQ from the exons ATGTCTTCCCCAGAGGCCCGTGCTGGTGTCAAGCGACCCC GCACCCAGTCGCTTCCGCCCCCGGCCCTCCCTCAGCTGGTAGCTGAGCAGCACACGCCCATCCCTCCGACCGACAAGGACTCTCAGcgcctcatcgtcgtcctgtCAAACGCCAGCCTGGAGACTTACAAGGCCTCCCACGGCGGCACTGGTCGCAATGGCGTCCAGCGCGAGGAGAAGTACTCGCTGCTCAACAGTGACGAGCACATTGGAGTCATGCGCAAGATGAACCGCGACATAAGTGACGCGCGCCCGGATATTACTCACCAG TGCCTCCTTACCCTACTCGACTCACCCAtcaacaaggccggcaagcTCCAGATCTACATCCACACCGCCAAGGGTGTCTTGATTGAGGTCTCGCCCTCGGTCCGTATCCCGCGTACCTTCAAGCGTTTTGCCGGTCTTATGGTCCAGCTGTTGCACCGCCTGTCTATTCGCTCGACCAACTCGCAGGAGAAGCTTCTGCGCGTTATACAAAACCCCATCACTGACCACTTGCCGCCCAACTGTCGCAAGGTCACCCTCAGTTTCGAGGCGCCTCTGGTCCATGTCAGGGATTACATCGACACACTCGGCCCCAAGGAAAGCGTCTGCGTCTTTGTGGGTGCCATGGCTAAAGGCGCCGACACCTTTGCCGACGGCTTGGTGGACGAGAAGATTTCGATTAGCAACTACAGCTTATCCGCCAGCGTTGCTTGTAGTAAATTCTGTCATGCTGCCGAGGACTCCTGGGACATTCAGTAG
- a CDS encoding Putative small ribosomal subunit protein uS17, which produces MSNQVIAAARQVVRELHGVVVSAGLMQKTVKVRVGGQQWKQAVQKMFTKPKDYLVHDPNSSLRTGDVVSIVPGWRTSPLKRHVVKSIIAPHGIPISERPPIPSEEERISAKIQKREAKVARRTTRKKEGSSLTEVPVQA; this is translated from the exons ATGTCAAACCAGGTCATAGCAGCAGCGCGCCAAGTTGTCCGTGAGCTACACGGCGTCGTGGTGAGCGCCGGCCTCATGCAAAAGACTGTCAAAGTGCGCGTGGGCGGTCAGCAATGGAAGCAGGCGGTTCAAAAG ATGTTCACAAAGCCCAAGGACTACCTTGTCCATGACCCAAACTCCTCCCTCCGCACAGGCGACGTCGTTTCAATTGTTCCCGGATGGAGGACATCTCCCTTGAAGCGCCACGTCGTCAAGAGCATCATTGCACCCCATGGCATACCCATCTCAGAGCGGCCACCGATCCCGtcagaggaagagagaatcTCAGCCAAGATACAGAAGAGAGAGGCAAAGGTTGCCAGACGAACTACAAGGAAAAAGGAGGGCTCCTCCCTAACAGAGGTCCCCGTTCAAGCTTGA
- a CDS encoding Putative AAA+ ATPase domain, ATPase, AAA-type, core, spastin/Vps4, AAA ATPase, AAA+ lid, with translation MPPPLSHCSDVTVALLQSFARISHFKKTKASYPILPLSVSCLNYGTHPSHLLLLPPWLLHTSTAYAISTSAVYHIVKSTSASALAPRYYGLATSTMSRSRGLAILQKTYDDSYLKCSTAVYYESQGDESEAMRCWKNALDQLNDQRITKVLPNYVAGTETEEALIDSLRKLELQCKERIDLLEALRISRQDALTLQDSNLPAPIPSSTCTEPDLSNMTTPERGWIGQGTIPAIRYPELSRPALPKRPSLPYRTSSEQAVVGRDQSPANVSPFVSSSGSPRIATNKDSTMRSPSPEKYTMRTTLRSGKSGEKAAKTTRKLSKTDGPGASKAATLAWSALGSRERLARASPMMPEPSLSTSATPSEQFRKSAPSSGTQWDAHTRRLVTPRNIASPLSDVVGSSRTSDEFAHNRPSALSVSAASSALNAVSVQDISPIEHGTLKHERLWRPRDQPPSLSRARISPHERTPSSDIDDFGTRRKSTPDGTKIRRRPVADASVRLNGNLTSGSEPEKVAQSRRGAQRPRRPSSSSCSDRTKATLKASNKGSKGKQKEDAVVADADATSSEESAECDDEGSSAKVKMAWKAKKKKIMKNLPSGVDETAAKQILNEIVVQGDEVRWSDVAGLEIAKNALRENVVYPFLRPDLFMGLREPARGMLLFGPPGTGKTMLARAVATESHSTFFSISASSLTSKYLGESEKLVRALFALAKTLAPSIIFVDEIDSLLSQRSGSGEHEATRRIKTEFLIQWSDLQRAAAGRATDEKDRNKGDPNRVLVLAATNLPWAIDEAARRRFVRRQYIPLPEPKTRATQLRTLLGQQKHSLSDSDIDQLVLLTDGFSGSDITALAKDAAMGPLRSLGEALLHMTMDEIRPISLADFEASLGTIRPSVSKAGLKEYEDWAKEFGERGG, from the exons ATGCCTCCCCCACTCAGCCACTGCAGCGACGTCACTGTGGCCCTCCT CCAGTCGTTCGCCCGCATTTCCCACTTCAAGAAAACAAAGGCATCCTATCCTATCCTGCCCCTGTCCGTTTCTTGCCTCAACTACGGAACCCATCCGTCTCACCTACTCCTCCTTCCACCCTGGTTGCTGCACACATCGACGGCCTATGCCATAAGCACTTCCGCTGTCTACCACATCGTGAAAAGTACCTCTGCGTCGGCACTTGCACCACGGTACTATGGTCTGGCTACCAGTACCATGTCACGCTCCCGGggcctcgccatcctccaAAAGACGTATGACGACAGCTACTTGAAATGCTCCACTGCTGTATACTACGAAAGCCAG GGTGACGAAAGCGAGGCGATGCGATGCTGGAAAAATGCTCTCGATCAGCTCAACGACCAACGCATCACCAAAGTTTTGCCCAACTACGTAGCCGGCACCGAAACCGAGGAGGCTCTGATAGACTCCCTGCGCAAGCTGGAACTGCAATGCAAGGAGCGCATTGACCTGCTTGAAGCGTTACGGATATCCCGCCAGGACGCCTTGACTCTTCAAGACTCGAATTTGCCTGCACCgatcccctcctccacctgcACTGAACCTGATCTATCCAACATGACCACTCCAGAGCGAGGCTGGATTGGCCAGGGCACGATTCCAGCCATACGATACCCCGAACTGTCTCGACCTGCTCTACCCAAACGCCCGTCGCTGCCCTACAGAACATCGTCCGAGCAGGCAGTTGTCGGCCGCGATCAGAGCCCTGCGAATGTCTCTCCCTTTGTCAGCTCATCAGGCTCGCCCCGCATAGCCACAAATAAGGATTCAACTATGAGATCTCCTAGTCCTGAAAAGTACACCATGCGGACAACGCTGCGGAGTGGGAAATCCGGAGAGAAGGCGGCAAAGACCACACGCAAGCTGTCAAAGACCGACGGCCCCGGGGCGAGCAAGGCCGCCACACTAGCTTGGAGTGCTCTAGGTTCCAGAGAACGGCTAGCTCGGGCATCTCCCATGATGCCTGAACCTTCATTGTCTACTTCTGCTACACCTTCTGAGCAGTTCCGCAAATCGGCCCCTTCCTCTGGCACGCAGTGGGACGCTCACACCAGGAGGCTTGTCACACCTCGAAACATTGCCTCGCCCCTTTCTGACGTTGTAGGTAGCTCAAGAACATCCGACGAGTTTGCACACAACCGGCCATCAGCTTTGTCCGTGAGTGCCGCATCAAGCGCTTTAAATGCTGTGTCTGTTCAAGATATATCTCCTATCGAGCACGGCACGCTGAAGCATGAACGACTATGGCGCCCACGGGATCAACCACCGTCACTCTCACGAGCCAGGATATCGCCACATGAGCGCACTCCTTCTTCTGATATTGATGACTTTGGAACACGACGCAAAAGCACGCCTGATGGAACCAAAATCCGGAGGAGGCCTGTCGCGGATGCTTCTGTTCGACTCAATGGCAACTTGACGAGCGGCTCAGAACCGGAGAAAGTGGCTCAATCACGACGTGGCGCCCAGCGGCCTAGGAGACCTTCGTCGTCTAGCTGCTCGGACCGTACAAAAGCGACCCTCAAAGCATCGAATAAGGGAAGCAAGGGCAAGCAGAAGGAAGACGCTGTAGTGGCGGATGCTGATGCAACCTCTTCCGAAGAATCTGCCGAGTGTGACGACGAGGGTTCTTCGGCCAAGGTGAAGATGGCCTGGAaagcaaagaagaaaaagattATGAAGAACTTGCCATCCGGCGTGGATGAGACTGCCGCGAAGCAAATCCTCAACGAAATCGTTGTTCAAGGTGACGAAGTTCGTTGGAGTGATGTTGCTGGCCTGGAGATCGCAAAGAACGCACTACGAGAAAACGTCGTTTACCCCTTTCTGCGTCCCGACCTGTTCATGGGACTTCGCGAGCCCGCGAGGGGTATGCTGCTCTTCGGTCCACCAGGTACCGGCAAGACTATGCTAGCTCGTGCCGTAGCCACGGAGTCACATTCAACCTTTTTCTCGATATCAGCAAGCAGTTTGACGAGCAAGTATCTCGGCGAATCAGAGAAACTTGTCAGAGCGCTGTTTGCCCTAGCAAAGACCCTTGCTCCGAGTATCATCTTTGTGGACGAAATTGATTCGTTACTCTCGCAAAGATCTGGATCCGGAGAGCACGAAGCGACAAGAAGGATCAAGACCGAGTTCCTCATACAATGGAGTGACCTACAACGAGCTGCGGCCGGCAGGGCAACTGATGAAAAGGACAGAAACAAGGGAGATCCGAACCGAGTGCTCGTTTTGGCGGCAACCAATCTCCCATGGGCAATCGATGAAGCTGCTCGCCGAAGGTTCGTGAGGCGTCAGTACATACCGCTCCCCGAGCCCAAGACTCGCGCAACACAACTTCGGACGCTCTTGGGTCAACAAAAGCACAGTTTGTCTGATTCAGACATTGACCAGCTTGTTCTACTTACTGACG GGTTTTCTGGTTCGGACATTACAGCATTAGCCAAGGATGCTGCCATGGGCCCTCTTCGCTCTCTGGGTGAGGCTCTATTGCACATGACCATGGATGAGATCCGACCAATCTCGTTGGCAGACTTTGAAGCAAGTCTGGGTACCATCCGACCCAGCGTCAGTAAAGCAGGGCTTAAGGAGTACGAAGACTGGGCAAAAGAGTTTGGTGAGCGGGGAGGATGA
- a CDS encoding Putative oligomeric Golgi complex subunit 6 protein codes for MVSTQLPSSLRTLPSRDVSSSSNGAPPSPSTPTSTRILNPLSSKVTTVLSTSYADSEFRDALQLLDCRGLKNTAETRRQLRLDLQKEVIDSNGEIVFQFGRVADQLRRIGSTLDKLNNNYQDVRSRITAAHQETGPILEEASSLMKQRAEVETKQHLLKTLRNHFILSDDEVSSLTSTAEPVDDGFFAALYKAKRVSKDCEILLGFEKQTLGLEIMEQTSKNLNLAFQKLYKWVQREFKTLNLENPQMSSSIRRAIRVLAERPSLFQNCLDFFAEARERILSDAFHLALTGTTTSGVEDQSVKPIEMAAHDPLRYVGDMLAWIHSATVSEREALEALFVSEGNEIAKGLQSGRANELWQLLDEGDGETAPVFDALKALNDLVDRDVSGATRILRQRVEQVIQSNEETILAYKLANILSFYRFTFAKLLGSECGLLDLMSGLDTNALRQFRSLMRDHIATLQGEFQQTPSDLVPPDFLLEALKQLTAVMKTYEISLATSSDRESDFQPILAEAFEPFLAGCENMAKGVRSPADAIFMTNCLLAAKHTLEPFDFTKRRRQALQDRVAEECEKLAEEQYRFFRQGSGLGQMLESLGKLTTEQSDVEKVALLAELQPEALSRASQTLDDFLPSALMDAMENVKHLQDSTLARQLTEKAAGKFCDEFGHIEEMLLLADELASGDGDTDAVVDEPQSLRALFPRTTGEIRVLLA; via the exons ATGGTCTCAACTCAACTTCCGTCCTCCCTGAGGACTTTGCCGAGTAGAGATGTGTCCAGTTCGAGCAATGGCGcaccgccatcgccctccaCACCAACTTCAACTAGAATCCTAAATCCGTTGTCTTCCAAAGTCACAACCGTCCTGTCAACATCGTATGCCGATTCCGAGTTCAGAGATGCATTGCAGCTTCTCGATTGCCGAGGTCTCAAGAACACGGCCGAAACACGCCGCCAATTACGACTGGACTTGCAGAAAGAAGTCATTGATAGCAACGGGGAAATCGTCTTTCAGTTTGGCCGAGTGGCCGAT CAACTGCGTCGCATAGGGTCAACCCTGGACAAACTGAACAACAACTATCAAGATGTAAGGAGCCGCATCACTGCGGCACATCAAGAGACGGGACCAATTCTAGAAGAGGCGTCGTCGCTGATGAAGCAACGAGCCGAGGTTGAAACCAAACAGCACCTTCTCAAGACGCTGCGCAACCACTTCATTCtctccgacgacgaagtTTCCTCGCTGACCTCAACTGCCGAGCctgtcgacgacggctttTTTGCTGCGTTGTACAAGGCAAAGCGAGTGAGCAAGGATTGCGAGATCTTACTCGGGTTTGAGAAGCAGACCCTGGGGCTCGAGATTATGGAGCAAACATCCAAAAATCTTAACCTAGCTTTTCAAAAGCTGTACAAATGGGTGCAGCGCGAGTTCAAGACGCTGAACCTCGAAAATCCTCAGATGAGCTCGTCCATTCGTCGTGCCATCAGAGTCCTAGCCGAGCGGCCTTCCCTCTTCCAAAATTGCCTCGACTTCTTTGCTGAGGCCAGAGAACGTATTCTATCCGATGCCTTCCACCTCGCATTGACTGGCACCACGACATCGGGCGTGGAAGACCAATCTGTCAAGCCCATCGAAATGGCGGCTCACGACCCACTCCGGTATGTGGGTGACATGCTTGCCTGGATACACTCGGCGACCGTGAGCGAGAGGGAGGCTCTCGAAGCCCTCTTCGTATCAGAAGGGAACGAGATTGCCAAAGGCCTCCAGTCGGGCCGAGCTAACGAACTCTGGCAGCTTCTCGATGAAGGGGACGGCgagacggcgccggtctTCGATGCCCTCAAGGCGCTCAACGACCTGGTGGACAGAGACGTGTCTGGAGCCACGAGAATTTTACGGCAAAGAGTCGAGCAGGTTATTCAGTCAAATGAGGAGACCATTCTCGCCTACAAGCTTGCAAACATCCTCAGTTTCTATCGGTTCACATTTGCTAAGCTGTTGGGCAGCGAGTGCGGGCTCTTGGATCTCATGTCGGGGCTGGACACAAATGCGTTGAGGCAGTTCCGGTCGCTTATGAGAGACCACATCGCTACGCTGCAGGGCGAGTTCCAGCAAACGCCCTCGGACCTTGTCCCTCCAGACTTTTTGCTCGAAGCGCTCAAGCAGTTGACTGCGGTCATGAAGACGTACGAAATCTCGCTGGCAACATCTTCGGATCGCGAGAGTGACTTCCAGCCTATCCTTGCCGAGGCGTTCGAGCCCTTTTTGGCGGGTTGCGAGAACATGGCAAAAGGCGTGAGAAGTCCGGCAGACGCCATTTTCATGACAAACTGTTTACTAGCGGCGAAACATACGCTCGAGCCCTTTGATTTTACGAAAAGGCGAAGACAGGCGTTGCAGGATAGGGTGGCAGAAGAGTGCGAAAAGCTCGCAGAAGAGCAATACCGGTTCTTCCGTCAGGGTTCTGGACTCGGACAGATGCTTGAATCGCTGGGCAAGCTCACAACAGAGCAAAGTGACGTGGAGAAGGTAGCATTGCTCGCAGAGCTGCAGCCCGAAGCGCTGAGTCGAGCGAGCCAAACGCTCGACGATTTCCTACCCTCGGCGCTCATGGACGCCATGGAGAATGTCAAGCACCTACAAGACTCAACTTTGGCACGGCAACTCACGGAAAAGGCCGCTGGGAAATTCTGTGACGAGTTTGGGCACATCGAGGAAATGTTACTGCTGGCGGACGAATTGGCTTCCGGTGATGGAGACACGGACGCCGTTGTTGATGAACCCCAATCGCTCCGTGCCTTGTTTCCTAGGACGACAGGAGAGATTCGGGTTCTCTTAGCCTGA
- a CDS encoding Putative mitochondrial carrier protein, which produces MAQPNAEPVEEYDYESLPPNFSLVQNMAAGAFAGIAEHTVMYPIDAIKTRMQVLNPSPSAVYDGVIQGTYRIASREGFLSLWRGMSSVVAGAGPAHAVYFATYEAVKHVMGGNQAGVHHPLAAATSGACATIASDALMNPFDVIKQRMQIQGSAKMYRSMTDCAKYVYKTEGLAAFYVSYPTTLSMTVPFTALQFLAYESISTVMNPDKGYDPTTHCLAGGVAGGFAAALTTPMDVIKTMLQTRGTATDPALRNVNGFMAGCRLLYEREGFRGFFKGVRPRVVTTMPSTAICWSAYEACKAYFIARNDNTSP; this is translated from the exons ATGGCCCAGCCCAATGCAGAGCCCGTCGAGGAATATGA CTATGAATCGCTACCTCCCAACTTCTCCCTCGTGCAGAACATGGCTGCCGGGGCGTTCGCGGGTATAGCG GAGCATACTGTTATGTATCCTATTGACGCCATCAAG ACCCGAATGCAGGTCCTCAACCCTAGTCCCTCGGCTGTATATGACGGCGTCATCCAAGGCACCTACCGCATAGCCAGTCGCGAAGGTTTCCTAAGCTTGTGGAGAGGCATGTCTagtgttgttgctggcgCCG GTCCTGCTCACGCTGTTTACTTTGCTACCTATGAGGCTGTCAAGCACGTCATGGGTGGCAACCAGGCCGGTGTTCACCATCCCCTGGCTGCCGCGACCAGTGGTGCTTGCGCTACGATTGCCAGCGATGCGTTGATGAACCCCTTTGATG TGATCAAGCAGCGCATGCAGATCCAAGGCTCGGCCAAGATGTACCGCTCCATGACCGATTGCGCCAAGTACGTCTACAAGACGGAAGGACTGGCGGCATTTTATGTGTCCTATCCGACCACCCTCTCCATGACGGTGCCCTTCACGGCCCTCCAATTCCTCGCGTACGAATCCATATCGACGGTCATGAACCCGGACAAGGGATACGACCCCACAACACATTGCTTAGCCGGTGGTGTTGCCGGTGGttttgccgccgccctgacTACGCCCATGGACGTTATCAAAACCATGCTTCAGACTCGAGGAACGGCCACTGATCCGGCACTGAGAAACGTGAACGGGTTCATGGCCGGTTGTCGGTTATTGTATGAGCGTGAAGGGTTTCGTGGCTTTTTCAAGGGTGTACGCCCTCGTGTCGTCACCACCATGCCTAGCACGGCCATTTGCTGGTCCGCATACGAGGCTTGCAA GGCCTACTTCATCGCAAGAAACGACAACACGAGCCCTTGA
- a CDS encoding Putative DnaJ domain, tetratricopeptide-like helical domain superfamily, with protein sequence MYVRLCALAFAASLLSSPVLAITADDIPSDTPVSSLLTTAQAHLSKGQTSDALVYYDAAVARDPSNYLTLFKRATTYLSLGRTNLATDDFHKVLSLKPGFEGAHVQLAKIKSKAADWDGAREQFILAKKDTTSPELVALDEAQGAARLAEMAEKSGDWEACVGHAGEAIMTANRAISLREMRSRCRFQRGEVEEGMSDLHHVLQMRPGDTSPHIKIAAITFYGLGDLQNGMAQTRKCLHSDPDSKPCRKLLKQQKALEKTLSRVSKAFNKNQPMTGVKLLIDSADETGLITDIKKQVEDLKADGDIPATAQSALYIQVAEMACQGYYEMNGKKAKQYCEDALVLNPQSFYGLLHRARALMEKEEFDAAIKSLEEASGVRPDKNDVVQPLMQKAQIALKRSKTKDYYKVLGVAHDADERQIKQAYRKLSKIHHPDKAAKQGLSKEEAEKKMAAINEAYEVLSNPELRERFDRGDDPNNQEQGNPFQGNNPFGGGHPFMYQQGGSQQFHFKFGGGGGGFPF encoded by the exons ATGTACGTCCGCCTCTGCGCTCTGGCTTTCGCAGCCAGCCTGCTCTCGTCGCCAGTTctcgccatcaccgccgacgaTATCCCCTCTGACACCCCTGTGTCGTCTCTCCTGACCACCGCGCAAGCCCACCTGTCCAAGGGCCAGACCTCGGATGCTCTCGTATACTACGATGCTGCCGTTGCCCGCGACCCCTCCAACTATCTAACGCTGTTCAAGCGCGCGACGACCTACCTTTCCCTCGGCCGCACCAACCTGGCAACCGACGACTTTCACAAGGTTCTCTCGCTCAAGCCTGGCTTCGAGGGGGCTCATGTGCagctggccaagatcaagTCTAAGGCTGCGGACTGGGACGGTGCGAGAGAGCAGTTCATACTCGCCAAGAAGGATACCACTTCGcccgagctcgtcgccctcgatgAGGCCCAGGGTGCTGCTCGTCTTGCTGAGATGGCAGAGAAGAGCGGCGATTGGGAGGCTTGCGTGGGGCATGCGGGCGAGGCCATCATGACCGCCAACCGAGCCATTTCCCTGCGCGAGATGAGATCTCGCTGTCGTTTTcagcgcggcgaggtcgaggagggcatgAGCGACCTGCACCACGTACTGCAGATGAGACCCGGCGACACGTCGCCGCATATCAagatcgccgccatcacTTTTTACGGGCTCGGTGATCTCCAAAATGGCATGGCCCAGACGAGAAAATGCCTGCACTCCGACCCCGACTCCAAGCCCTGTAGGAAGCTCCTGAAGCAACAAAAGGCCTTAGAGAAGACTCTGTCCAGGGTTAGCAAGGCTTTCAACAAGAACCAGCCGATGACTGGTGTCAAGCTACTGATTGACTCCGCCGACGAAACTGGTTTGATCACCGATATCAAAAAACAGGTTGAGGacctcaaggccgacggTGACATTCCCGCTACTGCCCAGTCAGCCCTGTACATACAGGTGGCAGAAATGGCGTGCCAGGGCTACTACGAA ATGAACGGCAAGAAAGCAAAGCAGTATTGCGAGGACGCTCTCGTCCTGAACCCTCAGTCATTTTACGGTCTTCTTCACAGGGCCAGGGCCTTGATGGAAAAGGAAGAGTTCGACGCGGCTATTAAATCACTCGAGGAGGCCAGCGGAGTCCGGCCAGACAAGAACGATGTGGTCCAGCCCCTCATGCAGAAGGCCCAGATTGCCCTTAAGAGAAGCAAGACCAAAGACTACTACAAGGTGCTCGGCGTAGCAcatgacgccgacgagcgaCAGATCAAGCAGGCCTACCGCAAGCTCTCCAAGATCCACCATCCtgacaaggccgccaagcaGGGTCTgagcaaggaggaggccgagaagaagatggcggctATTAACGAGGCGTACGAGGTACTTAGCAACCCCGAGCTTCGCGAACGGTTTGACAGAGGCGACGATCCGAACAACCAGGAGCAGGGCAACCCCTTTCAAGGCAACAACCCCTTTGGCGGCGGTCACCCTTTCATGTACCAACAGGGGGGGAGTCAACAGTTCCACTTCAAGTtcggtggaggaggcggcggctttcCTTTCTAA